The proteins below come from a single Salvelinus alpinus chromosome 18, SLU_Salpinus.1, whole genome shotgun sequence genomic window:
- the anxa4 gene encoding annexin A4, whose amino-acid sequence MAAIGNRGTVTEAAGFKVEEDVNRLRGAMKGAGTDEAAVIEVLARRTIAQRQRIKEAYKQTVGKDLTDDLQGELTGNFENVVLGLLMTAPVYDAYELRNAMKGAGTEEAALIDILASRTNAEIRAITAVYIKDYENKLEDDIDGDTSGMFQRVLVSLLTAGRDESNTVDEAQAVKDAKDIYEAGEARWGTDEVKFLTVLCVRNRNHLLQVFKEYQKISGRDIEDSIKREMSGSLENVFLAIVKCLKNKPAFFAERLYKSMKGLGTTDSILIRIMVARAEIDMLDIKTEFLKAYGKTLHSFIKGDTSGDYRKILLELCGE is encoded by the exons ATGGCAGCG ATTGGCAACCGTGGAACTGTGACTGAAGCCGCTGGCTTCAAGGTAGAGGAGGATGTAAACCGACTGAGAGGAGCCATGAAGGGGGCTG GCACGGATGAGGCAGCTGTCATTGAGGTCCTGGCACGTCGTACCATTGCTCAGAGGCAACGCATCAAGGAGGCTTACAAGCAGACTGTGGGGAAG GACCTGACAGATGATCTGCAGGGAGAGCTGACGGGGAACTTTGAGAACGTGGTGCTGGGCCTCCTGATGACCGCTCCTGTGTATGATGCCTACGAGCTGAGGAACGCTATGAAG GGTGCTGGAACAGAGGAGGCTGCTCTCATTGATATCCTGGCCTCAAGGACGAACGCTGAAATTAGAGCTATCACAGCGGTGTACATCAAAG ATTATGAAAATAAGCTGGAGGACGATATCGATGGTGATACTTCTGGAATGTTCCAGAGAGTTCTGGTCTCTTTGCTCACG GCGGGGCGAGATGAGAGCAACACTGTGGATGAGGCCCAGGCTGTGAAGGATGCTAAG GATATCTACGAGGCTGGGGAGGCTCGTTGGGGAACAGATGAGGTCAAGTTCCTCACTGTGCTCTGTGTGAGGAACAGAAATCACCTACTCCAAG TGTTTAAGGAGTATCAGAAGATCTCTGGGAGGGACATCGAGGACAGCATTAAGAGGGAGATGTCTGGCTCTCTGGAGAATGTCTTTCTGGCAATAG TGAAATGCCTTAAAAACAAGCCAGCATTCTTTGCAGAGAGGTTATATAAATCCATGAAG GGTCTGGGAACTACAGACAGCATACTGATTAGAATCATGGTGGCTCGGGCCGAGATTGACATGTTGGACATCAAGACCGAGTTCTTGAAAGCGTACGGCAAGACTCTCCATTCCTTCATCAAG GGAGACACATCTGGAGATTACCGCAAAATCCTGCTGGAGTTATGTGGAGAGTAG